DNA from Halodesulfovibrio sp.:
GAAGCTTCCTACTACGGGAGACGAAAACACTATATCAATGACGGTTAATGGAACGACAAGTCACGTAGTGTACAACGCAGTTACCAAAGTTGCGACCATCGATGAAGGGGTTGGGGCAGGTATTAGTTTTAAAGTTATTGATACAGCTGCTGGTAGTCATTCTGCAACGCTTTCTGTTCATGAAGGAAAAGTTCGGGAAACAATTAAAGTCGTCGAAGAGATCACTGCTAAGGGTGGTGTTTTCGATAAGATGGATGAAAAGTACAAAAATACAATAGATCACCCTGTTTATGGTTTGAAAAAGAAGATGGAAGATGAGCTCGCCCGTGTAAAGTCTTTAGAAAAAAGACTAATCGCTCAATATTCCAAAACAGAAAAACTTCTTGGCCAATATCAAAATATTCAAAAAATGTTAGACTTCCAATTGAAAAGTCAAATTGCTGATAAAGATTAGCTTCGGTAACAAGCTGGTTGAAAGATACTACCCCGATTTCATACTGAGATCGGGGTTTTTCTATGCGTTGTGTGATTTTCTACCGTGGGTGTATGAGAAAAAGTATGCTAAGTTGTGCAAAAAAAATCTATGGGGGACTATGGGGCAATGGAAATTATAAATGCAGCCAGCAAATTAGACACGGCTTACCATACGTTTTCGCGTTGAATATAGATGTCTAAGTATATTATTTTCGGGTAGCATGATGACGGTTATTAGTTTGAAACAGGGCAGGCTTACTGAACCTTTTGTTTAATCAAAGAAACAATAGGTACCAGCATCTTTTGTAGGATTTTTAGTAGTAATTTTAAGATACTATATTTTGATGTAGCCTATTGCAGGAGATAGTGCACAACTATATTTATCTCTTGAAGACAACGAAAATCCCCCTGCCTCGAAAGAAGCAGGGGGAAGGTTAGCAAGTGCTAGAAATTATGGCGTATTATCCAAGAAGTTTCTGAGCCATTTTAGGCAGGTTGTTTGCCTGAGAAAGCATGGATACTGCTGCGTTAGCAAGAATCTGCTGCTTGTTGAATTCAGTCATTTCAGTTGCTACGTCTACGTCAGAGATACGGGACTCAGCAGCCTGAAGGTTTTCTTTCTGGATAGAAATGTTTTCAATGGTAGCAGTCAGACGGTTCTGGGTAGAACCAAGCTGAGCACGGATTTCATCTTTTTTGCTGATTGCAATTGTGATGTTTTCCAATGCCTTTCTAGCATTTTCCTGAGTTTCGATGTTATCACCAGCTTCTTGTCCAACACCAAGAGATTTTGCTGTAGCGGTGTTGA
Protein-coding regions in this window:
- a CDS encoding flagellin, translating into EVFNDETNTWDEVVLGGKDGDTVDIMDDTSKFRITAEYADGQKTRDTVSNNTGGRFTLTKTSNGFDIGMKTGDDAQKSSTQLEVKSEDLVTVSLHFGASSQKTDSYDAEINTATAKSLGVGQEAGDNIETQENARKALENITIAISKKDEIRAQLGSTQNRLTATIENISIQKENLQAAESRISDVDVATEMTEFNKQQILANAAVSMLSQANNLPKMAQKLLG